The following are encoded together in the Bradyrhizobium algeriense genome:
- a CDS encoding phasin family protein, with product MSNTDQGKPAGKSGRRNRKGERGKKAAPQESPAVSPAPVELQSPDQDQPPRPEPVHAESPKVDQPAVEEPVVAVTASPEVQPTAAPSPTEPAPVEAAPAEAASIQPAPVESAAEPAPVSLQTIANAYRDYTRKSIEEFGSFVEQLSGVRSLDKAMTVQSEFVKRAYETSVAESQKICELHNRLAKQTLDPFKGLTGKTPATHGKP from the coding sequence ATGTCGAATACAGATCAGGGCAAACCGGCCGGGAAATCCGGACGGCGCAACCGGAAGGGCGAGCGGGGCAAAAAAGCCGCTCCCCAGGAAAGCCCGGCCGTGAGCCCGGCGCCGGTTGAATTGCAAAGCCCGGATCAGGATCAGCCACCGCGACCGGAACCGGTTCACGCGGAGAGCCCGAAGGTGGATCAGCCGGCCGTTGAGGAGCCCGTCGTTGCTGTCACCGCGTCGCCCGAGGTGCAGCCGACCGCGGCGCCCTCGCCGACCGAGCCCGCACCAGTCGAGGCGGCGCCCGCCGAGGCTGCGTCGATCCAGCCCGCACCGGTCGAGTCCGCGGCGGAGCCTGCGCCGGTGAGCCTGCAGACCATCGCGAATGCGTATCGCGATTACACGCGGAAATCGATCGAGGAGTTCGGATCGTTTGTCGAGCAGCTCAGCGGCGTTCGTTCGCTCGACAAGGCGATGACGGTTCAGAGCGAATTCGTGAAGCGGGCTTATGAAACCTCGGTCGCCGAATCCCAGAAGATCTGCGAACTCCACAACCGCCTTGCCAAGCAAACCCTCGACCCATTCAAGGGGTTGACGGGCAAGACGCCGGCGACGCACGGCAAGCCCTGA